One genomic region from Granulicatella adiacens ATCC 49175 encodes:
- a CDS encoding flavodoxin, whose protein sequence is MATALIVYASLTGNTEEIADILAEALEERGVEVDVKECTSAQASEFHNYDINVVATYTYGTDGDLPDEIVDFYEELEEEDLTGKVYGALGSGDTFYDKFCQSVLDFDAQFAKTGAKKGAENVLVDLNAEAEDIEHIQAFAQSLVEALA, encoded by the coding sequence ATGGCAACAGCATTGATCGTATATGCAAGTTTAACAGGTAATACAGAAGAGATTGCGGATATTTTAGCAGAAGCATTAGAAGAACGTGGAGTAGAAGTAGATGTGAAAGAATGTACTTCAGCACAAGCAAGCGAATTCCATAATTATGATATTAATGTTGTCGCAACATATACTTACGGAACAGATGGCGACTTACCTGATGAAATCGTTGACTTCTATGAAGAATTAGAGGAAGAAGATTTAACAGGAAAAGTATACGGAGCGCTTGGCTCAGGAGATACTTTCTATGATAAGTTCTGCCAATCCGTATTAGATTTTGATGCTCAATTTGCAAAAACAGGTGCCAAAAAAGGTGCTGAAAATGTCTTAGTAGACTTAAACGCTGAAGCAGAAGATATTGAACATATCCAAGCTTTCGCACAAAGCCTTGTTGAAGCTTTAGCATAA
- a CDS encoding class A sortase, with protein sequence MEKIEGRRNSRNQQQNHKPKKKFNWRIFLASILFVIAAILLAADPIRTFLLSRLQAEQSEINSSLTLSAVKANELQEAEFDFSKVEPIDLNQVLKANMKKGTFLTLGQIAVPSVKLNLPIYKGLANEVLLSGAGTMKPTQKMGQGNYALASHNYFGDMTLLFSPLVNLKVGDKIYTTDLEYVYEYETTSVELIEPTRVEVINDQPGVTEITLITCDDYNATKRYCFKGKYVSKTPVSEASDSVKQAFNLNFNTIQ encoded by the coding sequence ATGGAAAAAATAGAAGGAAGAAGAAATAGTCGAAACCAACAGCAGAATCATAAGCCAAAGAAAAAATTCAACTGGAGAATCTTTTTGGCGTCAATTTTATTTGTGATTGCTGCCATCTTGTTAGCTGCGGATCCGATTCGTACATTCTTATTATCTAGACTACAAGCAGAACAGTCTGAAATCAATTCTTCGTTAACATTGTCAGCGGTTAAAGCCAATGAATTGCAAGAAGCGGAATTTGACTTTTCTAAAGTAGAACCGATTGATCTAAATCAAGTCTTAAAAGCCAATATGAAAAAAGGGACATTTTTAACACTAGGACAAATTGCAGTTCCAAGTGTGAAATTGAATTTACCGATTTATAAAGGTTTAGCAAATGAAGTCCTTCTCTCAGGAGCCGGAACAATGAAACCCACACAGAAAATGGGCCAAGGAAACTACGCATTAGCGAGTCATAATTATTTCGGAGATATGACTTTATTATTCTCACCTCTTGTCAATTTAAAGGTAGGAGATAAGATTTATACAACAGATTTAGAGTATGTGTATGAATATGAAACAACGTCTGTAGAATTAATCGAACCAACACGAGTGGAAGTCATTAATGACCAACCTGGTGTTACAGAAATTACTTTAATTACATGTGATGATTACAATGCGACAAAACGTTATTGTTTTAAAGGAAAATACGTTTCAAAGACTCCCGTTAGCGAAGCAAGTGATTCTGTAAAACAGGCGTTTAACTTGAACTTTAATACGATTCAATAA
- a CDS encoding cation diffusion facilitator family transporter, protein MTILPLSATDRLKQAERGALLSIGTYIFLSAAKLFVGKLFNSEALFADGWNNFTDVISSILVFVGLRLSQKPSDENHPYGHWKFETIASLATSFIMFFIGIEVVRNAFQAFLNPVTEAPSLISSVVGFFSGIVMIGVYFYNKNLAARIQSLGLKATAKDNLSDAMTSFLTALAVLFASLGLHWLDNIMAFVVGLLIVRTAYEVFSESAFQLTDGFDQTELDKYIPVILRHPEVKDIREIKARRYGSNIYIDLTVCMDEALTVFKSHQVTEFIEKELYNEFAISFIDIHVEPYPYE, encoded by the coding sequence ATGACAATTTTGCCATTATCAGCAACGGATCGCCTCAAACAAGCCGAACGCGGAGCCCTTTTAAGTATCGGCACATATATCTTTTTATCCGCAGCAAAACTGTTCGTTGGGAAACTCTTCAACTCCGAAGCCCTGTTTGCCGATGGTTGGAACAACTTTACAGATGTGATTTCATCAATTCTTGTATTCGTAGGGTTACGCTTGTCGCAAAAACCAAGCGACGAAAACCACCCCTACGGCCACTGGAAATTCGAAACAATTGCTAGCCTTGCGACCTCATTTATCATGTTCTTTATCGGGATTGAAGTCGTCAGAAATGCCTTCCAAGCATTCCTTAACCCAGTAACGGAGGCTCCTTCACTCATTTCTTCTGTCGTTGGATTCTTCTCAGGGATTGTGATGATTGGTGTATACTTCTACAACAAAAATCTGGCAGCACGCATTCAATCACTAGGACTTAAGGCAACCGCTAAAGATAACTTAAGCGATGCGATGACCAGTTTCTTGACAGCCTTAGCGGTGTTATTTGCTTCTCTTGGCTTACACTGGCTCGATAACATCATGGCTTTCGTAGTCGGTCTTCTCATTGTCCGCACTGCTTACGAAGTATTTTCTGAGAGTGCCTTCCAATTAACAGATGGCTTCGATCAAACTGAACTAGATAAATATATTCCAGTTATCCTACGTCATCCCGAAGTTAAAGATATTCGTGAAATCAAAGCCCGTCGTTATGGATCGAATATTTATATTGACTTAACGGTGTGTATGGACGAAGCCTTAACAGTTTTCAAAAGTCATCAAGTAACGGAATTTATTGAAAAAGAGCTTTACAACGAGTTTGCTATTTCATTTATCGATATTCATGTCGAACCGTATCCTTATGAGTAA
- a CDS encoding class I SAM-dependent methyltransferase: MNQNHYYTQQPNSKSQEKHFRYVLKGFSFQFVSDNGVFSKNTIDFGSQLLIESYEVPSSFQEGKLLDVGCGYGPMGLSFAKAYPKMHVEMVDVNERALELARRNAKANGIENVLIHESSIYDEINAKDYSVIISNPPIRAGKEVVHRILEEAYDHLIDGGQLVIVIQKKQGAPSAQKKMQEVFGNVERIALDKGYWILVSTKEKED; this comes from the coding sequence ATGAATCAAAATCACTATTATACACAGCAACCAAATAGTAAGAGTCAAGAGAAACATTTTCGTTATGTTTTAAAAGGATTCTCTTTCCAGTTTGTTAGTGACAATGGAGTGTTTTCAAAGAATACCATTGATTTTGGAAGTCAGTTATTGATTGAGTCTTATGAAGTTCCTTCTTCTTTTCAGGAAGGAAAACTGTTAGATGTTGGTTGTGGTTATGGTCCAATGGGTTTGTCTTTTGCAAAGGCCTATCCGAAGATGCATGTAGAAATGGTAGACGTCAATGAACGTGCACTCGAATTAGCTAGACGTAATGCTAAAGCGAATGGGATTGAAAATGTATTGATTCACGAAAGCTCGATTTATGATGAAATAAATGCGAAGGACTATTCTGTCATTATTAGTAACCCGCCAATCCGTGCAGGAAAAGAAGTGGTTCATCGTATTTTAGAAGAGGCATATGACCATTTAATAGATGGCGGCCAACTAGTCATCGTAATTCAGAAGAAACAAGGTGCTCCAAGTGCGCAAAAGAAAATGCAGGAAGTCTTTGGAAATGTAGAGCGTATTGCTTTAGATAAGGGATATTGGATCCTTGTGAGCACAAAAGAGAAAGAGGATTGA
- a CDS encoding GNAT family N-acetyltransferase, with protein MEFVQENQAFRHYNAAGEVDAEITYTLEEEGVIGADHTFVDPSLRGQGVARQLVERLAVYAREENLKVRPICSYVVELFKKSTDYDDIKI; from the coding sequence ATGGAATTTGTTCAAGAAAATCAAGCGTTTAGACATTATAATGCTGCAGGAGAAGTGGATGCTGAAATCACGTATACTCTGGAAGAAGAGGGAGTGATTGGTGCGGACCACACTTTTGTCGATCCTAGTCTTCGTGGACAAGGAGTAGCGCGTCAATTAGTAGAACGATTAGCTGTGTATGCAAGAGAGGAAAACTTAAAAGTTCGCCCAATTTGTTCGTACGTAGTGGAATTATTCAAAAAAAGTACTGACTACGACGATATCAAAATATAA
- a CDS encoding flavocytochrome c — protein sequence MRKGIIASLALSSVLLLAACGNNSSQSSSSAKETTTTTAEAVASASAQKYADPSTLKESYDVIIVGSGGAGLSAAIQAKEAGLNPVILEKMPTAGGNTTKSSAGMNASQTKFQEKEGIQDSNDKFYEESLKGGHGTNNPELLRYLVDNSASAIDWLDSMGITLSNLTTTGGMSQKRTHRPADGSAVGEYLVNGLLRNVSEREIPLFVNAVVTKVNEKDGKVTGVNVTIDGKEKTVSAKAVVLTTGGFGANMEMVTEYKPELKGFVTTNQKGSTGDGIVLAKELGAATVDMKDIQIHPTVEQSTSTLISESVRGEGAILVNQDGKRFYNEMETRDKVSQQIIGLKEKYAYLVFDSALTERAKAVKFYEKRGLVKKADTIEALAKEINVPADALKATLETWNKAVADKNDAEFGRKTAMDHDLSKGPYYAIQIAPGIHHTMGGLKINTKAQVLKEDGSAIQGLYAAGEVTGGVHGENRIGGNAVADIIIFGRQAGAQSAAYAKEN from the coding sequence ATGAGAAAAGGAATTATAGCTAGTTTAGCTTTATCTTCCGTACTATTACTAGCAGCATGCGGAAATAATAGTTCACAATCTTCGTCTTCAGCTAAAGAAACAACTACTACAACTGCTGAAGCTGTTGCAAGTGCTTCTGCTCAAAAATACGCAGATCCTTCAACATTAAAAGAAAGCTACGATGTTATCATCGTTGGTTCAGGGGGTGCTGGTCTTTCAGCAGCCATCCAAGCTAAAGAAGCTGGCTTAAATCCAGTCATCTTGGAAAAAATGCCAACTGCAGGAGGAAATACTACAAAATCTTCAGCTGGTATGAATGCTTCTCAAACGAAATTCCAAGAAAAAGAAGGAATTCAAGATTCTAACGATAAATTCTATGAAGAATCACTAAAAGGTGGACATGGAACTAACAACCCTGAACTACTTCGTTACTTAGTAGATAATTCAGCGAGTGCCATCGATTGGTTAGATTCAATGGGAATTACACTAAGCAATTTAACAACTACTGGTGGAATGAGTCAAAAACGTACTCACCGCCCTGCTGATGGTTCAGCTGTTGGTGAATATTTAGTAAATGGATTATTACGTAATGTTTCTGAAAGAGAAATTCCATTATTCGTCAATGCAGTAGTGACAAAAGTAAATGAAAAAGACGGTAAAGTAACTGGAGTTAATGTAACTATTGACGGTAAAGAAAAAACAGTCTCTGCAAAAGCAGTTGTTCTAACAACTGGTGGATTTGGTGCAAACATGGAAATGGTTACTGAATACAAACCAGAATTAAAAGGCTTTGTTACTACAAACCAAAAAGGTTCTACTGGTGACGGAATTGTTTTAGCAAAAGAATTAGGCGCTGCTACAGTAGATATGAAAGATATTCAAATTCACCCAACAGTAGAACAATCTACTTCAACATTGATTTCTGAATCTGTTCGTGGTGAAGGTGCTATTCTTGTGAACCAAGATGGTAAACGTTTCTATAATGAAATGGAAACTCGTGATAAAGTTTCTCAACAAATTATTGGATTAAAAGAAAAATATGCTTACTTAGTATTTGACTCTGCTTTAACTGAACGTGCTAAAGCTGTTAAATTCTACGAAAAACGTGGACTAGTGAAAAAAGCTGACACGATTGAAGCCCTAGCAAAAGAGATTAATGTTCCTGCTGATGCTTTAAAAGCAACCTTAGAAACTTGGAATAAAGCTGTTGCCGATAAGAACGATGCTGAATTTGGCCGTAAAACAGCAATGGATCATGACTTATCTAAAGGTCCTTACTACGCAATCCAAATTGCTCCTGGTATCCACCATACAATGGGAGGATTGAAGATTAATACGAAAGCTCAAGTTCTTAAAGAAGACGGTTCTGCGATTCAAGGTCTGTATGCAGCTGGTGAAGTAACAGGTGGTGTTCACGGTGAAAACCGTATCGGTGGTAACGCAGTTGCTGATATCATCATCTTTGGTCGTCAAGCAGGTGCCCAATCTGCTGCATATGCAAAAGAAAACTAA
- the trpX gene encoding tryptophan ABC transporter substrate-binding protein — protein sequence MKKNKGIYLFGVLLVLVVIGALFFNQSGDKNKDTNTTNTSSTQTENVKIGVLQLLSHPALDAIYKGLQDELKNEGYEVGKNLEIDLQNAQGDQSNLASMSEKLVSGGNNILVGITTPATLALANNTKETPIIMGGITYPVEAGLIASESKPGNNITGVSDRTPIKQQLEIMKQVLPNMKKVGILYTSSEDNSVKQAEEAQKAAKELGLEVKVSTIANTNDIQQVTESLASQVDAIFVPIDNTIASAMATVVQVTDAVKVPVFPSADTMVADGGVLGVGVDQYQIGVETAKVVVKVLKGANPADTPITLANKGVVYVNEEKSKKLGITIPESILKDAQKVTPTIK from the coding sequence ATGAAAAAGAACAAAGGCATTTATTTATTCGGAGTATTATTAGTATTAGTAGTGATAGGAGCACTATTCTTCAATCAATCAGGCGATAAAAATAAAGATACAAATACAACTAACACTTCATCTACACAAACAGAAAATGTTAAAATTGGGGTATTACAATTACTTAGCCACCCAGCTTTAGATGCCATCTATAAAGGGCTACAAGACGAATTGAAGAACGAAGGATACGAAGTTGGTAAAAACTTAGAAATCGACCTTCAAAACGCGCAAGGAGACCAAAGTAACTTAGCCAGCATGTCTGAAAAATTAGTTTCAGGCGGAAACAACATCTTAGTAGGGATTACAACTCCTGCGACTTTAGCGTTGGCGAACAATACAAAAGAAACACCAATTATCATGGGTGGGATTACTTATCCAGTTGAAGCAGGCCTAATCGCAAGCGAATCAAAACCAGGAAACAACATCACAGGGGTGAGTGACCGTACACCAATCAAACAACAATTAGAAATCATGAAACAAGTTCTTCCTAACATGAAGAAAGTGGGAATCCTTTACACTTCAAGCGAAGATAACTCTGTGAAACAAGCCGAAGAAGCGCAAAAAGCAGCGAAAGAATTAGGCCTAGAAGTTAAAGTATCAACAATTGCAAACACAAACGATATTCAACAAGTAACTGAAAGTTTAGCAAGCCAAGTAGATGCCATCTTCGTTCCAATTGATAACACAATCGCAAGTGCAATGGCAACAGTCGTTCAAGTAACAGATGCAGTTAAAGTGCCAGTATTCCCATCAGCAGATACAATGGTTGCTGATGGTGGAGTATTAGGAGTAGGGGTTGACCAATACCAAATCGGTGTAGAAACAGCTAAAGTAGTTGTAAAAGTATTAAAAGGTGCAAACCCAGCCGATACACCAATCACATTAGCAAACAAAGGTGTTGTTTATGTCAACGAAGAAAAATCGAAAAAATTAGGCATTACAATTCCAGAAAGTATCTTAAAAGATGCACAAAAAGTAACACCAACAATTAAATAA